From the Candidatus Hydrogenedens sp. genome, the window TACCCATGTTTGTTCTATGTTTACACCCCAACCATAAGTATATGAATCTCCGAAAACAAGGATACGGAATGTATCATTACGTTTTGGTATAGATATTTCTTTATCACGAATACCGATGGAATTTGTTTGCACAGTATAGTGAAAATCCGTAGTTATAAATTCTTCTTGGGAATGGGGTGGAAATATTAGAGCAATTTTGCCATGGTAATTCAGTAAGAATGAACGAACTAAATGGAACGATAAGATTTTATCGATAATAAAAAGGATAGCAAGGACAAATAGGATAGAAAAACATAATAATAGTAGCTCATTATATCCAAACCGACTTTTTTTCTCATTGTCCATAAACTATCACAAGCCTTTAAGATAAACAAGAATAATAGAGGTGGCATAAACCACCTCTATTATTGAACGTTTTTAATTTGTCTAATTTATGCTTCCATTGGAATCATGGGATTTGCCTGAGCTGGCGAATGAATAACCCTAATACCATACATCTGGCAGAAGTTTTTCACATCTCTCCGATGATTACCATAAAACACGACCTGATGGAAACCGAGTGTATCTTTAGCCTCTTCAATATAATCCATTTTCAGCGACAAATGGGTTCTACACCCACCCGCAGGTGGAGTATCAATATTTGCAGTAACGGTTCCATTATCAAGGATAAGTTCATTAGGATTTTGTACACGAACAAGTGTAGCTGGTTGCCCAATTTTCCATAGCACCTGCAAAGAAACACCGAGGGCTGATTCAGAATGGGAACGAATAATAAAAGGTTCTGAAGGTTTATCAAAGCCATTGAGCTTCGTTCCACAGACACAGTGTGCTGTAATCAATTCGTTCTTTATCGTTTCAGGTACTGGGTCATTCATAAATCCAGGTTTATCAAAGAGGTAGCTGGTAAACATTAACGACATTGCCCCATAGATATCCGCTTCACAGCCGTAAGTTACACCTTCATCCTGAAAGATACACGCACCGAGGCATGGAGGCGTAGGAACTGTTTTCATTGTAACCATGCCAAGGCAATCGGTTGTTATGGCATTAGCATCCTCCATCCGCAATAAATGCTTCGCCGCAACATAACTCCGAGCTGCATTAATCATATCTTCATCTGTAGGTTCCACAATTTTCTGGGCTTTTTTCTTCATGCTTTCTGCAACTTCTTTCACTTCCTCTGTTACTGGTACCCGTTCGAACATTTTCTCCATCATTTCACGTGGTACATGACGAACCTTTGTCCCAAATCGGTCAATAACTTCATCTTTTCGTTCATTTCCATGTACAACTAATATACGGGTATTTTCAAACTGTTTTTTTGCCCGCACCATACGCATTGCCTGTTCAAGGCAACTTGTATCCAGTGTTGACAATAAACAAACACCTTCGCGACGTGCCAATTCATGAACCTGGGTTGTAAATACTGTACCAAGGGGAGCCCAAATAATCATTGGAACCTTTGCGGTCCGCATTTTATCTACTCTACCCCATTCATACAAATGCTGAACATGAACAAGGATAGCATCTGGCTTCTCTGTAGCCATTTGATTGATAAACTTTTCTAATGCATTGTCATCCTCAATGGGGTCTGGCAACATTTCGAATTGTACACCAACTTTGCTTGCAGAATTAATAAAGGCTTGCTCAAATTCTTTACGTTTTCCTTCGACATCATACGAAGTACCAGGCCAACCTAACCAATAAGGTAGTTTTTCACGGATAACGACACCTACAATACGCACAGGTGGTTTTGGACGAAAATCACCTAAGTTTAATGGTTGCTTCAATTCACTATCCGTTGGAAATTCCATTTGTGCGGAGGACAATAATGGGACTGCCAAACCCATAGCGGTACTTGAAGCGAGAAAACATCTGCGGGAAATACCACAGCAACTGCAATTAGATGTGTGATTGGTGTGATTATGTTGTTCTTTCATATTTAATTCCTTCTATACTTTTAAGTGTGATTTTTGTTATGATATTTTATCCTTTACCATATATTAACATATTTAATATTACATAAATAAAAAACAAATTTATAAAAGGACGGAGTAATATTAGTGCGTAATATTTTTAAGTTCAACGTTATTCCCAATCTTCCCGAACGACTTGGGAAGTTGTTAGAAATAGCCAATAACTTGTGGTGGTGTTGGAACCCAGAGGCGATAGATTTGTTTTTCCGTATGGATAGAGACCTTTGGGTAGAATGTGGTCAAAATCCACGATTACTTTTAGGGAAAATAAAGCAGAAGAAATTAGATGAACTGGCAAAGAATGATAGTTTTCTTACACACATGGACCGTGTGTATTCACGCCTTCAAGATTACATGAAAACAAATACCTATTTTGAGCGGAATCTCCATGCCCCCAAGGAAATGCGTATCCTTTATATGTCTGCTGAATTCGGTGTCCATGAAAGCATAAATATTTATTCAGGAGGCTTAGGTGTGCTTGCTGGAGACCATTTGAAGGCGGCAAGTGATTTAGGATTACCGTTAGTTGGATTAGGGATGTTATATCGAGAGGGTTATTTTCGACAGTATTTAAATGCGGATGGCTGGCAACAGGAGTTATATCCACCGAACGATTTTTATAATATGCCTATCGGAAAAGTGATGAAAGAGGATGGAACACCATTAGTAATTCAGGTTGAATATCCAGGACGGATGGTTAATGCATATATTTGGAAATGCCAAGTAGGCCGTGTCCCTCTCTATTTGTTGGATACTGACCATGAAGATAATTCCCCTGCAGATCGTTCTATAACAGGACAATTATATGGTGGCGATCGAGAAACACGTATTAAACAAGAAATAATGTTAGGAATGGGGGGGGTTATTGCAGCCCATACTCTGAAAATTCGCCCTACTATTTTTCATTTAAATGAGGGACATGCAGCGTTTATGGTTTTACAACGGATTAAAGAACTTGTCTTAAATGAAGGGCTAACATTTAACCATGCAGTTGAAACTGTAAAGGCAGGGAGCTATTTCACAACGCATACACCCGTCCCAGCTGGGAATGATATGTTCGACCCTGGATTGATAGAACGTTATTTTGGCAAGTATTGTCAGGATGTAGGAATTACACTTCAGGATTTTCTTGCCTTAGGAAGACAAGACCCAAATGATATGCGAGAGCCCTTCTGTATGACCGTTTTGGCATTAAAATTATGTGCTGGTGCTAATGGGGTTAGCAAATTACATGGTGAAGTGTCTCGTGAAATGTGGTCACGAGTTTGGAAAGATTTACCCGTTCATGAAATTCCTATAAAATCAATAACAAACGGTGTTCATATCCGTTCATGGATTTCAAGGGACCTTGCAGACCTTTATGACCGTTATTTAGGGCCAGGATGGCTGAACAGTCCTGAAGACCATTCAATTTGGGACCATGTTGATGAAATTCCGGATACGGAGTTGTGGCGTACCCATGAACGACGACGAGAACGTTTAGTGGACTTTGCTCGTCGTCGGTTAGTAAAACAACTCATTAACCGTGGGGTTCCACCCTCAGGAGTCCATGCGGCAAGCGAGTGCCTTGACCCTGAATGCCTTACTATCGGCTTTGCACGACGATTCGCCACATATAAACGGGTAACATTGCTTTTCCGAGACCCTGCAAGATTAAAACGGATATTGTTAAATCCACAAATGCCCGTGCAATTAATTATAGCAGGGAAGGCACATCCACAAGATATTCAAGGGAAAGAACTTATTCGTCAGATAATCCATTTTGCTTTAGACCCAGACGTAAGAAATCATGTTGTGTTTTTAGAAGACTACGATATTAATTTAGCACGATACATGGTTCAAGGTGTGGACTGCTGGCTAAATACACCACGTCGCCCAATGGAGGCAAGTGGAACCAGCGGTATGAAAGCAGCGGCTAACGGCGCACTTAACATAAGTATTCCTGATGGTTGGTGGTGTGAAGCAAAAGAGCTCGGACCCAACGGGTGGACCATTGGAAAAGGAGAGACATACGAGTCCACCGAGGAACAAGATAGCGTGGAAAGTTCGGCTCTTTATGAAATTCTGGAACAAGAAATTGTCCCTATGTTTTATAATCGTAGTTCTGACGATTTACCGAGGGAATGGATACGAAGAATGAAAATAGCAATAAAGACAATATGCCCTGTTTTCAATACATACCGAATGGTTCAGGAATATGCAGAGAAAGCTTATATACCTCTATCAGTCCGACGGATTGCTTTTCGGAAAGATAATCGGAAAAGTGCTTATGAATTATCCGCATGGAAGCAAAAAATCCGTTCTGTTTGGAATAATGTCCGCTTTGTTCGTGTGGAATCAGAAACACATGGAGATGTCCCTGTCGGAACAGAAATACCAATTGAAGCTGATGTTTATCTTGATTCCCTTAATGAAAAAGATGTGATTGTGGAGGCGTATGTGGGACATTTGGGGATGAATGGCGATATACACGAAGGGCATGCTGTAAACATGGTTTTTGAGAAGAAGTTAGAAAACAATGTTTATCGGTTCAAAGGGTTTATCCCCTGTCAAGAAACAGGTCTTGCTGGTTATTCAGTTCGTGTGTTCCCATATCATATTGATTTAGCAAATAAGTTCGAAGTAGGATTAATAACGTGGGCATAGTAATAGATAAAAACGCAACTAAAAACAAAAAGAGGTAATATTATGAGATTAACATTTGGGATTCGAGAACTTTTAGAAAAAATGATAAAAGCAGGTGCCAGCGATTTACACATTGTTGTTGGCGTCCCTCCTGTAATTCGAATACATGGCAGATTGGAATATATGCCAGGCTATCCACGATTGACCCCAGATATGACACAGGAACTTATCTATTCTGTGATGAATGAAGAACAAATTGCAGAGTTCGAAAAGGAACGAGAATTAGATATGTCTTTCGGGGTTGAAAAGTTAAGTCGTTTCCGGTTAAATGTATATCGTGACCGTGGTTCTGTGGTCGCAGCATTGCGTGCTATTCCTTATGAAATAACAAGTTTTGAACAGTTAGGAATTCCAAGGGTCGTCGCCGATTTTGCATATCGCCCTTATGGTCTTGTTTTGGTATGTGGTCCAACAGGTAGTGGTAAATCAACAACGTTAGCAGCACTTATTGATAAAATTAACACTGAACGAGATGTACATATTATCACTATCGAAGACCCCATTGAATATCTGCATTCACATCGGCGGTCAATTATTAATCAGCGTGAGGTTAATGTAGACACAAAATCCTTTGCGAGTGCCCTGAAACGTGTATTACGACAGGACCCAGATGTGATTTTAATAGGTGAAATGCGTGATACTGAGACTATTCAAGCAGCACTGACTGTGGCAGAAACAGGACACTTAACATTTGCAACATTACACACAAATGACGCTGTACAAACCATAAACCGTATTGTCGACGTATTCCCCCAAGAGCAACAAGAGCAAGTACGAACACAGTTATCGTTTGTTCTTGAAGGGGTTGTTGTTCAGCAACTACTCCCTCGTGTAGATGGCCAGGGACGTGTACTTGCAACGGAAGTGATGGTGCCTAATCCTGCTATCCGCTCCCTTATTCGTGCACAGAAATTAGAGCAAATCCCTTCTATGATAGAAATAGGTAAAGGAGAGGGGATGATGACCATGAACCAATCCTTATATCGTTTGTATCGGAGAGGGCTTATTACGAAAGACCTCGCATTTAAGCGAAGTCCCAATCCAGAAGGGTTATTAAATCTTATTGAACGAGGAGGTGCTACGGGGTGAAATCCCGTAAAGATATTCTACCTAAACGACAAGTATATGAAGGTCCTGTCCATTGGCTATGGATTGTTGGTATGGGCAGGATTTTTGTTTTATTTATTGTCACATCAGGATTTTATTTCTATTTAACAAAACCGCAAATTTATTTTTTCCTTCCTATTTATATTGTCGCACTTATTCTAAGTGTATGGCACTTGTTTGAAATATACAAGGGCATTCGTCCATTAAGTTTCTTATTATGGGCACAAATGTTTGTAGATTTTGGGGTTGTCTGTGCAACTATCGGTATTACACGAGGATGTAATAGTCCATTTACTTTCCTTCTCGTCATTGTGATTATGGAGGCGGGGTTTCTTCTCGGTATTTATCAGGGCTTTTTATTTGCCATTTTTTCCTTTTTGTTTATGGGGTTTCAGTTTGCCGTTGAAGGACCTTCAACTTTAGTATCGATTGAGCATTGGTATCCATTTCTAATTCAGACAATAGCCTTCTTATTCACTGGATTTATAACGGGTTATTGGAACCAGCGGGTCTTGATTTTAAAACAATTTCAACAAGATATTCTTGATAATATGAACAGTGGATTTTTAATAACAGATGCTAATGGTATTATACGCAGTATAAATAAAGGGGGGTGCAGTATCTTTGAGGTAGAAGAGAAGGATGTTATTGGAGCCCATGTGGAAGGGTTAATACGAACTGTTGAAGGATTTGAATGTCCTATTACGACTGCTCTCAAATCAAATCGTGATTTTACAAGTTATGAGTTTTATATCTATACCCCTTCAGGAAATCAGAAATTGATAGGTCTGACAACTAACCGATTGTTTGACAAAAAAGGAAGGATTGCTTCTCTGATTGCGTCATGTACAGATTTAAGCGAATTAGACCATATTCGGCAAGACTTGCGGAGGCATGACCGTCTTGCGGCAATTGGAGAACAATTATCAAGTTTAGCCCATGAAATACGTAACCCGGTTGCCTCCATACGGAGTGCTGTGGCGGAAATGCAAAATAGCATAAATGAGCCAGAGGTATTAAACCGCTTGGTGAATATTGCTGTTCGGGAATGTGACCGATTAAATTATATTATTACCTCATTCCTCGATTTCGCTCGGGAACCAATACAAACTAAAAATGTAATATCCTTACCAGAACTTCTGGAAGAATTTGTTGAGCAATTTAAACAAACTTTGCCTACAACACCAACTTACAATGTTGAACTTCGTACCATAATGAAAACCGAACATTGCAAAGTTAAAGGAGATAAAGAACAATTACTACTGGTGTTCCGCAATTTAGCACAAAATGCTATTGATGCCATGAAAAATGGGGGAACTTTAACTATTTTGCTAATGTCTCCGACAGAGAAAGGTCCTATTGAAATTCATTTCAAGGACGAAGGAGTAGGAATTCCACCAGACAAAATTACACGAATTTTCGAGCCGTTCTATACTGAGAAAAAACAAGGTGTTGGAATGGGACTCACAATTAGTCTCCGTATTATCTCTTCGCATGATGGAACTATTCGTGTCATCTCAAATCCGAAAAAAGGGACAACGATGATAATTCGTCTCCCACGCTATACTGAATAGAATAGGAACATATACAAAGACATGATATATTACATATAAGGAATGACGATTATGGGGCTTACTAAAAAACAAGTATTGGTAGTAGATGATGAAGAAAGTATGCGTGAGGTTATTTCTATTATTCTACAACGCGGAGGTTTTTATTGTGAAACCGCTGAAAATGTTGAATCGGCTATCCATCTCTTAAAACAACGTTCATTTGATGCTGTCGTCACAGACTTGGTTATGGATAATGATCGAAAAGCAGGGATGAAATTGCTGAAATGGATTAAAGAAAATACTCCCTCATTACCTACCTTAATGGTTACAGCCCATGGAAGCGTTGAAAATGCTATTGAAGCAATGCAATCAGGTGCGGCGGATTATATTCAAAAGCCATTCAAGAGTAATGAAGAAATTTGTCTACGGGTAAAGAAGGCAATTGAACAACAGGCTCTTATCCAGGAAAATGAAGGGTTAAAGAGAGAGCGATTTCTACTAAAGCCTTATGAAGAAATTGTGGGAAATAGCCCTGCCATTGAGCAAATAAAAAAAACGGTTTATCGAGTTGCACAACTCCCGAGCACGGTTATTATCTATGGAGAAAGTGGAGTAGGCAAAGAGTTAATAGCCAGAGGAATACACAGATTAAGTCCACGTGCCGAGAAACCATTTATTGCAATTAATTGTGCCTCTATCCCAGAGACATTATTAGAAAGTGAACTATTTGGGTATAAACGTGGAGCGTTCACAGTTGCAATAGAAGATAAGGAAGGATTATTAGCAGTGGCTAACGGTGGGACGGTATTTTTAGATGAAATTGGTGAAATGCCGTCAAATTTGCAAGCTCGATTATTGCGTGTTCTTGATAATAATACGGTAATTCCTGTGGGAGGGACAAAAGAGATAAAGGTGGATATACGTATTATTTCTGCAACAAACAAAAATTTAGAGGAGATGGTTAAAAAAGGGTTATTCCGTGAAGACCTATTTTTCCGCTTAAATGTCGTTCCCATTACTGTTCCTCCGCTACGAGAACGAAGGGAAGATATTCCCCTTTTAATTCATCATTTTCTTAAACTTCATTCATCTCGTATGGGCTTACCAACTCCAAAAATTACAACTGAGGTAATAGAGGCGTTTACAGATTATTATTGGCCTGGCAATGTTCGAGAACTTTCTAATTTTATAGAGCGGATTATTGCATTGTACCATGAGTCTGATATTGATTTGTCACACGTCCCTGATTCAATAAAACAATCTCTTCTTAGCAATGTATCAGGGAACAAAGATAAAGATACCATTGACAAGATTAAACTACCCCCAGAAGGAATTGAACTGGAAAAATTTATAGAGAATGTAGAACAATCGTTGATTGAACAGGCGTTAGTCCGAGCTAAATATTCCCAGAAAAAAGCTGCAAAAATTCTTGGTTTAACACCACGCTCACTACGTTATCGCCTGCAAAAATACGGATTAATTTCAGAGACACACGAAGACATTAACGAAGAATAACAGCCTTACTAAAACCAAAACAATGAATATAGAAACGAATAATGTTATGGAACTAAAACCTCAAAAAGAATTGTCTGGAAATATCAATTTGTCCAAATTGCAATCATTAAAACATATTATGGACAGTA encodes:
- the glgP gene encoding alpha-glucan family phosphorylase; translated protein: MRNIFKFNVIPNLPERLGKLLEIANNLWWCWNPEAIDLFFRMDRDLWVECGQNPRLLLGKIKQKKLDELAKNDSFLTHMDRVYSRLQDYMKTNTYFERNLHAPKEMRILYMSAEFGVHESINIYSGGLGVLAGDHLKAASDLGLPLVGLGMLYREGYFRQYLNADGWQQELYPPNDFYNMPIGKVMKEDGTPLVIQVEYPGRMVNAYIWKCQVGRVPLYLLDTDHEDNSPADRSITGQLYGGDRETRIKQEIMLGMGGVIAAHTLKIRPTIFHLNEGHAAFMVLQRIKELVLNEGLTFNHAVETVKAGSYFTTHTPVPAGNDMFDPGLIERYFGKYCQDVGITLQDFLALGRQDPNDMREPFCMTVLALKLCAGANGVSKLHGEVSREMWSRVWKDLPVHEIPIKSITNGVHIRSWISRDLADLYDRYLGPGWLNSPEDHSIWDHVDEIPDTELWRTHERRRERLVDFARRRLVKQLINRGVPPSGVHAASECLDPECLTIGFARRFATYKRVTLLFRDPARLKRILLNPQMPVQLIIAGKAHPQDIQGKELIRQIIHFALDPDVRNHVVFLEDYDINLARYMVQGVDCWLNTPRRPMEASGTSGMKAAANGALNISIPDGWWCEAKELGPNGWTIGKGETYESTEEQDSVESSALYEILEQEIVPMFYNRSSDDLPREWIRRMKIAIKTICPVFNTYRMVQEYAEKAYIPLSVRRIAFRKDNRKSAYELSAWKQKIRSVWNNVRFVRVESETHGDVPVGTEIPIEADVYLDSLNEKDVIVEAYVGHLGMNGDIHEGHAVNMVFEKKLENNVYRFKGFIPCQETGLAGYSVRVFPYHIDLANKFEVGLITWA
- a CDS encoding sigma-54 dependent transcriptional regulator → MGLTKKQVLVVDDEESMREVISIILQRGGFYCETAENVESAIHLLKQRSFDAVVTDLVMDNDRKAGMKLLKWIKENTPSLPTLMVTAHGSVENAIEAMQSGAADYIQKPFKSNEEICLRVKKAIEQQALIQENEGLKRERFLLKPYEEIVGNSPAIEQIKKTVYRVAQLPSTVIIYGESGVGKELIARGIHRLSPRAEKPFIAINCASIPETLLESELFGYKRGAFTVAIEDKEGLLAVANGGTVFLDEIGEMPSNLQARLLRVLDNNTVIPVGGTKEIKVDIRIISATNKNLEEMVKKGLFREDLFFRLNVVPITVPPLRERREDIPLLIHHFLKLHSSRMGLPTPKITTEVIEAFTDYYWPGNVRELSNFIERIIALYHESDIDLSHVPDSIKQSLLSNVSGNKDKDTIDKIKLPPEGIELEKFIENVEQSLIEQALVRAKYSQKKAAKILGLTPRSLRYRLQKYGLISETHEDINEE
- a CDS encoding ATP-binding protein — encoded protein: MKSRKDILPKRQVYEGPVHWLWIVGMGRIFVLFIVTSGFYFYLTKPQIYFFLPIYIVALILSVWHLFEIYKGIRPLSFLLWAQMFVDFGVVCATIGITRGCNSPFTFLLVIVIMEAGFLLGIYQGFLFAIFSFLFMGFQFAVEGPSTLVSIEHWYPFLIQTIAFLFTGFITGYWNQRVLILKQFQQDILDNMNSGFLITDANGIIRSINKGGCSIFEVEEKDVIGAHVEGLIRTVEGFECPITTALKSNRDFTSYEFYIYTPSGNQKLIGLTTNRLFDKKGRIASLIASCTDLSELDHIRQDLRRHDRLAAIGEQLSSLAHEIRNPVASIRSAVAEMQNSINEPEVLNRLVNIAVRECDRLNYIITSFLDFAREPIQTKNVISLPELLEEFVEQFKQTLPTTPTYNVELRTIMKTEHCKVKGDKEQLLLVFRNLAQNAIDAMKNGGTLTILLMSPTEKGPIEIHFKDEGVGIPPDKITRIFEPFYTEKKQGVGMGLTISLRIISSHDGTIRVISNPKKGTTMIIRLPRYTE
- a CDS encoding type IV pilus twitching motility protein PilT → MRLTFGIRELLEKMIKAGASDLHIVVGVPPVIRIHGRLEYMPGYPRLTPDMTQELIYSVMNEEQIAEFEKERELDMSFGVEKLSRFRLNVYRDRGSVVAALRAIPYEITSFEQLGIPRVVADFAYRPYGLVLVCGPTGSGKSTTLAALIDKINTERDVHIITIEDPIEYLHSHRRSIINQREVNVDTKSFASALKRVLRQDPDVILIGEMRDTETIQAALTVAETGHLTFATLHTNDAVQTINRIVDVFPQEQQEQVRTQLSFVLEGVVVQQLLPRVDGQGRVLATEVMVPNPAIRSLIRAQKLEQIPSMIEIGKGEGMMTMNQSLYRLYRRGLITKDLAFKRSPNPEGLLNLIERGGATG